The following proteins are encoded in a genomic region of Archangium lipolyticum:
- a CDS encoding tetratricopeptide repeat protein — protein sequence MKVSCPSCQTNYNIDDKRIPPGGAKLKCARCQQTFPIKPGEAVSPPAPAPAAVPLPGPSAPAADPYAAYDDFQRPAEAETTRVVSMPLPSAAYRDAAPTVAVPLPGPSAPSTGYAPDLAYNVSASTAPQSEAIPLPGASDPYAGGFDYGADPYASAPQAGAIALPPPASSDPYASADPYAPADPYASSDPYASADPYASSDPYANAPQGSDAIALPPPPSSDEPYPYADVPEAPSADGYDAADPFAAAPRNTSEVDAFGLPPEQDGDPYAAVPVAEEDPFALPPPPAAPEEDPFALPPPPAAPEEDPFALPPPPAAAAYAAAEEDPFALPPPQADVTNLDFSEAPPAAPSTVDVGLDFSEPPPAAPNPSADFGDVDFGAPAGATPSIPDALEFDPSAPNLHGGDDLEADLSAPLPPPPGPGTADGLEMLSFIDDAAKDNGANKAAKGNARRFHVRRRSGKVFGPFEEGVIVKMLEDGQLLGNEDVSTDSESWTPIGTVATFATAIQKLMEGPGTPPAPAAAPAMPAAEPGSKANVSAASAASMERVQQLYGGRMASVSVVDSTSRFEIIVGKIKKRLPLVIGAAAAMAVVGVGLGFGATRYGVFGMKKFFPAQVKPGSPGHADVQAAQKALLQDTFQSYKQAYALSSKVLAGNEYPEVRALWCQSVFYLQRRYSAAESADFVRCRSEEEAGSLELLGEKNVEYIKYLAGRALTAREPDKAIQQLRDALSRDTNQGDTELSFLLAEAYAAKKERDTAISTLTQVLGKSPDSAKAHHALGNLYQASNKADEAAKAYEAALKADATHIISSVELAAVELLLRKDAQKGLEAAERALDEKAQPQMGPAELARARTLKGIALFQLFKLKEAEQELRASLEKDPDSFMIKNYLARVLHAQRQFNEVLPFYEALIKAEPENIEYADGYITTLVTLGKMEDALKAVEQTSKRFPGNARIEYLYGRIDEARDSNTSAEEHYKRAIKADAELVDAYVYLGRLHLRLRRNPQAREQFELAAAKAPENAGVRTGLGELALAEGNVPLAQEEFDRAVGLDPNLADAHLGLSRLALLSGDLEKARKEVDTALELDSHTLKDGRLQRGTVMWRQGQLDEAIAELEQAKKEEPRSVAIPMTLGAVQLAKGNLKEAEANLLLALKGEPSNPETNYYMAQVRAKAGEYTQALENMRIAVERAPAPKRAEYRFVYGTLFRDAKQPLDAIDQWKQAVALDPKMANAHEAIGQAHLERGEFDPAIAAFQTALKTDPKLTRVYASIGDAHFNATRWREATRAYEQALKVDPNLISAYYKLGRAWSELNQYSKAIEWLTKATAATPDNGEAWHDLGYAYKEKGKKKEAVKAFQEYLTRKPEAENRKEIEDEISFLE from the coding sequence ATGAAAGTCTCCTGCCCGTCTTGCCAGACGAACTACAACATCGATGACAAGCGGATCCCCCCGGGCGGCGCGAAGCTCAAGTGCGCACGGTGCCAGCAAACCTTCCCCATCAAGCCCGGCGAGGCGGTGAGCCCGCCCGCGCCGGCGCCCGCGGCCGTTCCGCTGCCGGGCCCCAGCGCGCCCGCCGCGGATCCGTACGCGGCCTACGATGACTTCCAGCGGCCCGCGGAGGCGGAGACCACGCGCGTCGTCTCCATGCCCCTGCCGAGCGCGGCCTACCGCGACGCGGCGCCAACCGTGGCCGTTCCGCTGCCGGGCCCCAGCGCGCCCTCCACCGGCTACGCGCCGGACCTGGCGTACAACGTCAGCGCGAGCACGGCGCCCCAGAGCGAAGCCATTCCCCTGCCGGGCGCGAGCGACCCGTACGCGGGCGGCTTCGACTACGGCGCGGACCCCTACGCCTCCGCCCCCCAGGCGGGCGCCATCGCCCTGCCTCCTCCGGCCTCGTCGGATCCGTACGCTTCCGCGGACCCCTACGCCCCGGCGGACCCGTACGCCTCCTCGGATCCCTATGCCTCGGCGGATCCGTACGCCTCCTCGGACCCGTACGCCAACGCGCCCCAGGGCTCGGACGCCATCGCCCTGCCTCCTCCGCCCTCCTCTGATGAGCCGTATCCGTACGCCGACGTGCCCGAGGCGCCTTCCGCGGATGGGTATGACGCGGCCGACCCGTTCGCCGCGGCCCCGCGCAACACGTCCGAGGTGGACGCGTTCGGACTGCCGCCCGAGCAGGACGGGGATCCGTACGCCGCCGTGCCCGTGGCCGAGGAGGATCCGTTCGCCCTGCCTCCTCCTCCCGCCGCGCCCGAGGAGGATCCGTTCGCCCTGCCTCCTCCTCCCGCCGCGCCCGAGGAGGATCCGTTCGCCCTGCCTCCTCCTCCCGCGGCGGCTGCGTACGCCGCGGCCGAGGAGGATCCGTTCGCCCTGCCTCCTCCGCAGGCCGACGTGACGAACCTCGACTTCTCGGAGGCTCCACCGGCTGCCCCCTCCACCGTGGACGTCGGCCTCGACTTCTCGGAGCCCCCGCCCGCGGCGCCGAATCCCTCCGCCGACTTCGGGGACGTGGACTTCGGCGCGCCCGCGGGTGCCACGCCCTCCATCCCCGACGCGCTCGAGTTCGATCCCTCCGCGCCCAACCTCCACGGGGGTGACGATCTGGAGGCGGATCTCTCCGCGCCGCTGCCGCCCCCGCCCGGTCCGGGCACGGCCGACGGCCTGGAGATGCTCAGCTTCATCGACGACGCCGCCAAGGACAACGGAGCCAACAAGGCCGCCAAGGGCAACGCGCGCCGCTTCCACGTGCGCCGCCGCTCGGGCAAGGTCTTCGGCCCCTTCGAGGAGGGCGTCATCGTCAAGATGCTCGAGGACGGCCAGCTCCTCGGCAACGAGGACGTCTCCACCGACTCCGAGTCCTGGACGCCCATCGGCACGGTGGCCACCTTCGCCACCGCCATCCAGAAGCTGATGGAGGGGCCTGGCACTCCGCCCGCTCCCGCCGCGGCGCCCGCGATGCCCGCCGCGGAGCCGGGTTCGAAGGCCAACGTGTCCGCCGCTTCCGCTGCCAGCATGGAGCGGGTGCAGCAGCTCTACGGTGGCCGCATGGCCTCGGTGTCCGTGGTGGACAGCACCTCGCGCTTCGAGATCATCGTCGGAAAGATCAAGAAGCGCCTGCCGCTGGTCATCGGCGCCGCCGCGGCGATGGCGGTGGTCGGCGTGGGCCTGGGCTTTGGCGCCACGCGCTACGGCGTCTTCGGGATGAAGAAGTTCTTCCCCGCCCAGGTGAAGCCCGGCTCCCCGGGCCACGCGGACGTGCAGGCCGCGCAGAAGGCGCTGCTCCAGGACACCTTCCAGAGCTACAAGCAGGCCTATGCCCTGAGCTCGAAGGTGCTGGCCGGCAACGAGTACCCCGAGGTGCGTGCCCTCTGGTGCCAGTCCGTCTTCTATTTGCAGCGCCGCTACTCGGCCGCCGAGAGCGCCGATTTCGTGCGCTGCCGCTCCGAGGAGGAGGCCGGGAGCCTCGAGCTGCTGGGCGAGAAGAACGTCGAGTACATCAAGTACCTCGCCGGCCGCGCCCTCACCGCGCGCGAGCCGGACAAGGCCATCCAGCAGCTGCGCGACGCCCTGAGCCGCGACACCAACCAGGGTGACACCGAGCTGTCCTTCCTGCTCGCCGAGGCCTACGCCGCCAAGAAGGAGCGTGACACGGCCATCTCGACGCTCACCCAGGTGCTGGGCAAGAGCCCCGACTCGGCCAAGGCCCACCACGCCCTGGGCAACCTCTACCAGGCCTCCAACAAGGCGGACGAGGCAGCCAAGGCCTACGAGGCCGCGCTCAAGGCGGACGCCACCCACATCATCTCCTCGGTGGAGCTGGCCGCGGTGGAGCTGCTGCTGCGCAAGGACGCCCAGAAGGGACTCGAGGCCGCCGAGCGCGCGCTGGACGAGAAGGCCCAGCCGCAGATGGGCCCGGCGGAGCTGGCCCGCGCCCGCACCCTCAAGGGCATCGCGCTCTTCCAGCTCTTCAAGCTCAAGGAGGCCGAGCAGGAGCTGCGCGCGTCGCTGGAGAAGGACCCCGACTCCTTCATGATCAAGAACTACCTGGCGCGCGTGCTGCACGCCCAGCGCCAGTTCAACGAGGTCCTCCCCTTCTACGAGGCGCTGATCAAGGCCGAGCCGGAGAACATCGAGTACGCGGACGGGTACATCACCACCCTGGTGACGCTCGGCAAGATGGAGGACGCGCTCAAGGCGGTGGAGCAGACCAGCAAGCGCTTCCCGGGCAACGCGCGCATCGAGTACCTCTACGGCCGCATCGACGAGGCGCGCGACAGCAACACCAGCGCCGAGGAGCACTACAAGCGCGCCATCAAGGCCGACGCCGAGCTCGTGGACGCCTACGTGTACCTCGGGCGGCTCCACCTGCGCCTGCGCCGCAACCCCCAGGCGCGCGAGCAGTTCGAGCTGGCCGCCGCCAAGGCGCCCGAGAACGCCGGCGTGCGCACCGGCCTGGGTGAGCTGGCGCTCGCCGAGGGCAACGTCCCCCTGGCCCAGGAGGAGTTCGATCGCGCCGTCGGGCTGGATCCCAACCTGGCCGACGCCCACCTGGGCCTGTCCCGCCTGGCGCTGCTCTCCGGAGACCTGGAGAAGGCGCGCAAGGAGGTCGACACCGCCCTGGAGCTGGACTCGCACACGCTCAAGGACGGCCGCCTGCAGCGCGGCACCGTGATGTGGCGCCAGGGCCAGCTGGACGAGGCCATCGCCGAGCTGGAGCAGGCCAAGAAGGAGGAGCCGCGCTCGGTGGCCATCCCCATGACCCTGGGAGCGGTGCAGCTGGCCAAGGGCAACCTCAAGGAGGCCGAGGCCAACCTGCTGCTGGCCCTCAAGGGAGAGCCCTCCAACCCCGAGACCAACTACTACATGGCCCAGGTCAGGGCGAAGGCGGGCGAGTACACCCAGGCGCTCGAGAACATGAGGATCGCCGTGGAGCGCGCCCCCGCCCCCAAGCGCGCCGAGTACCGCTTCGTCTACGGCACCCTCTTCCGGGACGCCAAGCAGCCGCTGGACGCCATCGATCAGTGGAAGCAGGCCGTGGCGCTCGACCCGAAGATGGCCAACGCCCACGAGGCCATCGGGCAGGCCCACCTGGAGCGCGGCGAGTTCGACCCGGCCATCGCCGCCTTCCAGACGGCGCTCAAGACGGACCCCAAGCTCACCCGGGTGTACGCCTCCATCGGCGACGCGCACTTCAACGCCACGCGCTGGCGGGAGGCCACCCGCGCCTACGAGCAGGCCCTCAAGGTGGACCCGAACCTCATCAGCGCCTACTACAAGCTGGGCCGCGCCTGGAGCGAGCTGAACCAGTACTCCAAGGCCATCGAGTGGCTCACCAAGGCCACCGCCGCCACGCCGGACAACGGCGAGGCCTGGCATGACCTGGGCTACGCCTACAAGGAGAAGGGCAAGAAGAAGGAGGCCGTCAAGGCCTTCCAGGAGTACCTGACGCGCAAGCCCGAGGCCGAGAACCGCAAGGAAATCGAGGACGAGATCAGCTTCCTCGAGTAG
- the serS gene encoding serine--tRNA ligase — protein MLDLKNVAQNFDAVVARLQSRGGSLDLGPFKNLVSERRDLYVAMESLAARRNSANEEMKRKAKEDPAALEALRGEMRSVSQAIKEKEARLKEVEEELSRILLLIPNVPHESVPTGSSAEENVQVRIWGEKPNLPFTPKQHFELGEKLGMLDFERAAKVSGSRFAFYKGALARLERALVSFMIDVHTSKGYVEMLPPYLVLRETMMGTGQLPKFEEDAFKTVGEPERFLIPTSEVPVTNYHADEILEGEALPLKYCAFSPCFRAEAGSAGRDTRGLIRQHQFHKVEMVKFATPDTSLDELEKMTDDACDILRRLGLHHRVMLLCTGDMGFASRKTYDIEVWLPGQGAFREISSCSDCGDFQARRAKIRYRAQKGDKPQLLHTLNGSGLAVGRTTIAILENYQREDGSVVIPEVLVPYMGGIKELRPM, from the coding sequence ATGCTGGATCTCAAGAACGTCGCGCAGAACTTCGATGCGGTGGTCGCCCGGTTGCAGTCCCGGGGCGGCAGCCTGGACCTCGGCCCCTTCAAGAACCTCGTGTCGGAGCGGCGAGACCTCTACGTGGCGATGGAGTCGCTCGCCGCGCGCCGCAACTCCGCCAACGAGGAGATGAAGCGCAAGGCCAAGGAGGACCCCGCCGCCCTCGAGGCGCTGCGCGGGGAGATGCGCTCCGTCTCCCAGGCCATCAAGGAGAAGGAGGCGCGCCTCAAGGAAGTGGAGGAGGAGCTCAGCCGCATCCTGCTCCTCATCCCCAACGTCCCTCACGAGTCGGTGCCCACGGGCTCCAGCGCCGAGGAGAACGTCCAGGTCCGCATCTGGGGCGAGAAGCCCAACCTGCCCTTCACGCCCAAGCAGCACTTCGAGCTGGGCGAGAAGCTGGGGATGCTGGACTTCGAGCGGGCCGCCAAGGTGTCCGGCTCCCGGTTCGCCTTCTACAAGGGAGCGCTCGCCCGGCTGGAGCGGGCCCTGGTGAGCTTCATGATCGACGTGCACACCTCCAAGGGGTACGTCGAGATGCTGCCCCCGTACCTGGTGCTGCGCGAGACGATGATGGGCACCGGCCAGCTGCCCAAGTTCGAGGAGGACGCCTTCAAGACGGTGGGTGAGCCCGAGCGCTTCCTCATCCCCACCTCCGAGGTGCCCGTCACCAACTACCACGCGGACGAGATCCTGGAGGGTGAGGCGCTGCCCCTGAAGTACTGCGCCTTCAGCCCCTGCTTCCGCGCCGAGGCGGGCTCGGCGGGCCGGGACACCCGCGGCCTCATCCGCCAGCACCAGTTCCACAAGGTGGAGATGGTGAAGTTCGCCACGCCGGACACCAGCCTCGACGAGCTGGAGAAGATGACGGACGACGCGTGCGACATCCTCCGGCGCCTCGGCCTGCACCACCGGGTGATGCTGCTGTGCACCGGGGACATGGGCTTCGCCTCCCGGAAGACGTACGACATCGAGGTCTGGCTGCCCGGCCAGGGAGCGTTCCGGGAGATTTCGTCCTGCTCGGACTGCGGTGACTTCCAGGCGCGCCGGGCGAAGATCCGCTACCGGGCCCAGAAGGGGGACAAGCCCCAGCTCCTCCACACGCTCAATGGCAGCGGCCTGGCCGTGGGGCGGACGACCATCGCCATCCTGGAGAACTACCAGCGCGAGGACGGAAGCGTGGTCATCCCGGAGGTGTTGGTGCCGTACATGGGGGGGATCAAGGAACTCCGTCCCATGTAG
- the tadA gene encoding tRNA adenosine(34) deaminase TadA has protein sequence MSLDEAFMQQALALAREAAGLGEVPVGAVAVHDGKVIGIGFNRREIDRNPLAHAEIFALDAAAKALGAWRLTGVTLYVTLEPCAMCAGALVQSRVTRLVFGTSDPKAGAVGSLYNLAEEPRHNHRLQVMSGVLADESRQILKEFFERLREKKREK, from the coding sequence ATGAGTCTGGACGAAGCTTTCATGCAGCAGGCCCTCGCGCTCGCGCGGGAAGCTGCCGGGCTCGGGGAAGTTCCCGTCGGTGCTGTCGCCGTACACGATGGCAAGGTCATCGGCATCGGCTTCAATCGTCGGGAGATCGACCGGAACCCTCTGGCTCACGCCGAAATCTTCGCGCTGGACGCAGCGGCCAAGGCGCTGGGAGCGTGGCGGCTCACGGGTGTCACCCTGTATGTGACGCTGGAGCCGTGCGCCATGTGCGCCGGAGCCCTGGTCCAGTCCCGTGTGACGCGCCTGGTGTTCGGAACCTCGGATCCGAAAGCAGGAGCGGTCGGCTCGCTCTACAATCTCGCCGAGGAGCCACGGCACAACCACCGGCTCCAGGTGATGAGTGGAGTCCTGGCGGACGAGAGCCGCCAGATTTTGAAGGAATTCTTCGAGCGCCTGCGCGAGAAGAAACGCGAAAAGTGA